Proteins encoded in a region of the Terriglobales bacterium genome:
- a CDS encoding OmpA family protein has protein sequence IVGASTGIHGVLEDLGAKVTEQEIRIELAADVLFDFDKYTLKPEATAALGKVGQVAAAYPDYTMLIEGHTDGKGTHAYNMRLSDQRANSVKEWLVRNASMAAGRITTKGWGETKPVAPNKNPDGSDNPEGRQKNRRVEILLRKP, from the coding sequence ATCGTGGGCGCCAGCACCGGCATCCACGGCGTGCTGGAGGACCTGGGCGCCAAGGTCACCGAGCAGGAGATCCGCATCGAGCTGGCCGCCGACGTGCTCTTCGACTTCGACAAGTACACGCTCAAGCCCGAGGCCACGGCCGCGCTGGGCAAGGTGGGCCAGGTGGCGGCCGCCTATCCCGACTACACCATGCTCATCGAGGGCCACACCGACGGCAAGGGCACCCACGCCTATAACATGCGCCTCTCCGACCAGCGGGCGAACTCGGTGAAGGAGTGGCTGGTGCGGAACGCCTCGATGGCGGCCGGGCGCATCACCACCAAGGGCTGGGGAGAGACCAAGCCGGTGGCCCCCAACAAGAACCCCGACGGCTCCGACAATCCCGAGGGGCGGCAGAAGAACCGGCGGGTGGAGATCCTGCTGCGCAAGCCGTAA